The Candidatus Polarisedimenticolia bacterium DNA window TGACCGGCTTCGACATCTACTTCGACTCTGTCAAGGGCCGCAGGGATCCTTCCCGCGCCTTCAAGGACCTGATAGAGGACAAGCACGTCAATTGCGCTTCCCCCAACATCATGAACTTCTACCTGCGCACCGATGCCTACTCGAAAGAGGCGGACGAGTGGATCTCCCGGGTCCCGGAGGTTGAAGGCTGCTTCCTCGAGATCTCGGCGGTCGACCCTCAGACACGGGAGATTCTCTACCTTCCCTTGAGGTTCGAGTTTTTGAGTCAGGAGCTGGACGCTTGGATCTGCGGCAACCGCACCACGATCGTCGACGTTGAGCTGTTGCGTCTGCCATCCCCCGCGGTTTTCGCCCTCAAGAAACTCCCCTGATCCAAGCCCGGGCAGGGGACACTCTTATAGGCGGCGGCTGGAAAGCGGCCGCGCCTGAACGGCCGGCATTTGAACGGTGACGGCGGGGGAGAGGGATGTACTCTCGCGCGAATTCGAAGTTCGTGCGCTAGTGTTCGTACGTTTATTGCTCTAGCGGTATTTCATCTCAGCCGCTGGTCAACTCCCAATCTCTCACCTCTAGCCATGGGGAAGCCTCTAACTGAATCTGTTCAAGCGAGACAAGTGTGTTGACCTGCCTGCGTACTGAGCAGCCCTGATCCGAATGAAGAATCCTCTTGTGGTCTCAGCAGGAGTCCATCGTTCGTAACGAGCGATGGACTTCGCATTTTGAAGCTTGGCACCACATGTGGTCTTTTTGAACATTACTGGGGCTGAGTCGATTGCCAGGAGTTCTCTGCACTTCTCGGATCTTCTGTTTCACAACAGGAGGTTCCCAGAGGTCGAGAAGGAACAGTCTGGAAGCCGTCCTTGGAAGGTCGAAATGCTTCCAAGAGAATAAACAGACGAACACCAGCGCATTTACTTCGAAATCGCGCGAGAGACACCCCTCTCTCCCGCCGTCACAATTCAAATCACGGCCTTTGACGCGCGGTCGCTTTGTGCCGTCGCGTCCAAGGGTGCGCCTGCCCGGGCTCAAGTGGCGAGATGTTCGGCGAGGGCGGTGAGATCGGGGAAAAGGAGGTCGGGAGAGACGCCGCCCGGCGGCAAGCTTTGGCGGCGACGATTGATCCAGGCGACAGGTATTCTCAAAGACCGGCAGGGAGTTACATCGTGAAAATAGCTCTGCGCCGCGTGCAGCCACCGCTGTCCCTGAAGACGCTCGCCTGCCGCGAGGAAATGGGGAGGGGCCGGCTTGTAGGAGCTGAGCTGCTGTGCGGTGATGATGATATCGAAGCGGACCGAGAAATGGCGGCAGGTGGCGGCGAGGAGATCGTCGTCGACGTTCGACAGGATCCCGAGGCGGTACCCGGCCTTCGAGAGACGGAGCAGAGCGGCATTCGTGTCGTCGAAGGGCTTCCAGCCGGGAAGGCTCTCCGGCAGGAAGTCCTCGCGCCCGGCCGGAGGCTTTTCTCCGAGCGTTTCCAGCACCCGGTGTGAAGCTTCCTTCAAAACCTGGCGATAGGGTAGGTATCCCTGCGACTCGATGGCGGCCTCGACGCGGCCGTATTCCTCCAGCAGCGCTCCGGCGGGAGCCGCGCAGCCGACAGAAGCGAAGGCGCCGGTAATCCCGGCCTCCCAATCGATCAGCGTGCCGTAGCAATCGAAGGTTACGACATCGAATGGTTTGATCATGGGCACCCTTGCACGCGGCGGCAAAGGGCGGCCGCGCGTGAAGGGCCGCCGCTTGATCGGAGAAGCAGATCTGACAAGTGCACTGTTACACTCGACGGCAAAAGGGCGGCCGCGCGTGAAGGGCCGCCTTCAAAGCAAACGGGCAGGCCGTTGGCCGGCCTGCCCGCCTGCGAGGTCAGCCTCCGGAGCTATTTCATCCGGGTGTAGGTAATCTCCATCGTCTTTACTTCCTGCCCGTCGTGGTTCTCGAACATCTCGAAGCGGTGCGAGTTGGCGTCCACGAAGGTGGTCACCATTTTCACCGGGGCCTTCGTTCCGGTGGTGGGATCCTCCATGTCGGCGGTCATCGTCAGCACCTTGCCCGACGCGTCCATCGAGCCATGTGAAACTATCGCTCCCGTGCCCATGGTGTCGAACCAGACGCCGACGTATTCCTTGTGCTGGTTGTCATAACCGGTGAAGCCCATCCCTTCGAAGGGCTTGTTCATGAAGGTACCCTTGAACTGGTCCATCAGGAACCGGCCGCCCAGGGTCGGCTTGCTGACGGTAGTCCCCTCGCTCATCATCGGATCACCGGGGCCCATCCACATCTTTGAGACGGTCTTCCACTGGCCGGCCTGCTTCATCAGCTCCGCATGCTGCGGGCCCGGGGCGCCCATCTTCTCCATCATGTCCATCATCTGCTGCATCTCGGGCGGCACGGCGGGGGCCGCAGACTTGGTGCTGGCCGGCTTTTCCGCCGCCAGCGCCATCGCGGAAAGAACCATGGCCGCCGCCAGCATCCCGGCGAAGATCATCCGCCGTCCACCTTCACGGGTCCATCTCATCTTCGGGCACCTCCAGAGTAAGGGGAGTAAGGGGGTCGTGTCTCGGCGAATACCGCGCGGCGGCTCAGCCTCGCGCCCAGCGGAGAATCTCTGGAACCGTGGGACGCTTGCCGTACATCAGGACGCCGATGCGGAACACCCGCGCCACGCCGCGGAAGAAGAAGTAGATCGTGACCAGGAGGATCAGAATCGACAGGGCAATCTGCCACAAGGGAGGCGTCAGGATCGTGATCCGCATGAACATGACCATCGGTGCGAAGATCGGAATCAGCGAGGCAACGACCGCCGCCGGCGAGTCGGGATTCTGCACGAAGAAGAAGGTCATCACCATCGGCACGACCAGGCACATGACCAGCGGGCTCTGGAGATTCTGGGCCTCCTGCTCCGAGTTGCAAACCGCCCCCACGGCGGCGAACATCGAGGTGTAGAGAAAATAGCCGAGCAGGAAGAAGACGCAGAAATAGCCCAGGTTGGCCGGCGAGACGGCATCCAGCGCTCCGGTCCAGCCGGTCTGCAGGGAAGCGAGGCCCACGTACACGCGCAGGAAAGTGGCCGTGGCGACATAGATGGCCAGCTGCGTGAGGCCCACCAGGCCGATCCCCACGATCTTGCCGGTCATCAGCTGGTCGGTCGACACGGAGCCCAGCAGGACCTCCATCACCCGGTTCGATTTCTCCTCCAGGATCCCGCGCATCACCGCGATGCCGTACAGCAGAAGCGACATATAGAGGATCAGCACGAAGGCGAAGGTGCCCATGTAGGCTTCCATGAAGCCGCGCTTCTTCGCCTCCCCCTGGGCCTTGATCTCGAAACTGTCGATCTCGACCGGCTTCAGAATCTTCAGGCGCAGATCCGGGGACAGGCTCACGTTGCTCTGTTCCAGCCGGAACGCCACGACCGCCTGCCGCAGCGCGCTGCGCAGGGTCCTCAGGGCGTCGATGTTCCCCACGCTGCGCGTGTAGAAGCGGAAGTTCGAGTCGGAATCGAGGTCGGTGCCGGCCGTCAGGACGCCAAAAAGATTGCCGGACAGCACCCGGGGCTCGGCCCGCTTGCGCGTCTGCTCGAGGTCTCCCTCTAACGGCAGTATCTCCAGCAGGATGGTCGGCTTTTCCTCCCGGCCCGTTTTTTCGTTGCCGGCTTCATCGCCCTTGCCCTGCCGCTTCGTCTGCGGTCCGGCGGCTTCAGCCTCTTCCCTGGTGAGAGCGGCTTGCAGCTCCGGACCCAGCTTGCCGGTAGCATCCGCGAAGCCCACCTTGAGCTCTTTGGCGGTTTCCACGTCCGCCAAGACGATCTGCAGGACCACCAGCCCCAGCATGAGCAGCGGGAACAGCAAGGTCCCCAGCCAGAACGAGCGGGTGCGGATGCGTTCCAGGTACTCGCGGCGGATCACCATGAGCAGCTTATGCATCGGCGGTCCTGCCTCCCACCTGCTCGAGGAAGATGTTGTGCAGGGTCGGCTCGACGATCTCGAAGCGGCGCAGCGTGACGCGCCCGACGGCGGCGCGCAGGAGCGACTGCGGATCGGCGCCGTCGGTCAGGCGAATCTCCTGGTAGCGGCCGTAGTCGTCGACGCGGGCGACGCCCGGCAGCCCCGTCAGGAAAGTCCCGTCGCCGTCGAACTCGACCAGGACCGAGTTCTTGCCGAAGCGCGCCTTCACCTGCCCCAGCGGACCCTGCAGGACGAGCCGGCCACGGTTGATCAGGGCAATCTCCTTGCAAAGCTTCTCGGCGGTCTCCATCTGGTGGGTGGAGAAGATGATCGTCGCCCCGCCGCGGTTCAGATCCAGCATCAGATCCTTGAACATGTCCTGATTGACCGGGTCGAGGCCGGAGAAGGGCTCGTCCAGGATGAGCAGCTCCGGCTTGCGCAGGATCGCCCCAATGAGCTGGATCTTCTGCTGCATCCCCTTGGAGAGGTCCTCCACCTTGTGCGTCTTCCAGTCGGCGAGCTGCATCCGGTCGAGCCAGCCGGAGGCTTCCTGGCGCGCCTCGGAAGGGGAGCCGCCGCGCAGCGCGCCCAGGTATTCCAGCATGTCGAGGACCTTCGTCTTGCGATAGAGCCCGCGCTCCTCGGGGAGGTAGCCGATGCGATCGTTCGCCTTGTCGCCGGCCGGCTGGCCCATGATCCGGACCTCCCCGGAATCGGGCCTCAAAATGTCGAGGATCATACGGATGGTGGTGGTCTTGCCGGCCCCGTTGGGGCCGATCAGCCCGAAGATGATCCCCTTCGGGATGTCCAGGCTGACGCCGTCGACCGCCCGGTGGGTCCCGAAGGTCTTGACGAGGTTCTGGAGGGAGACCGCAACGTCCATGGCTCTTCCTAATCGGGGCTGTTCCTGGAAACGAGGAGCGGGATTATACCGGAATGTCAGTACGGATTTTCAAGCGCGGGGTTTCACGGAAGGCGAACACCTCCACCTGCACGTCATTACCCATGTTGATCTTGCGGCCCTGGAAGGGTTGCGGCGAATCATTGCCGGCGTGCAGCGCCCAGCGGAAGCCGGCCCCCGAGAGCAAAGCAAGCAAACGTGGTAGCTCCTGGGGGTCCGAGGCGGCCCCATGGTGCTCGACGAACAGACGATCCACGTTTCCCAGCCTCCCCACGCAATCCTCCAGGAGGCGCGTTTCCCCCTGCTCGATGTCGAGCTTGAGAAAGTCGACGCGGCGATCCAGGTAATCGCTCAGCCGCACGGTGGAGACCGGATTGCCGGCGGGGTCGCCCGGCCGCGCGATCCGGCCGGCGTCGCTGCCTTCGGCATAGAAGGGGAGCGTCGCGGCCTCGATCCAGAGCGCTTTGGGGACCAGCTCCACGTTGCTCAAGCCCCAGCGGCGGACGTTGCGCTCCAGCACGGCGAAGATCGCCGGGTCGGGCTCGAAGGCCACGACGCGGGCGAGCGGGTAGGCCTGCTTGAAGAAGACAACGCTCAGTCCCACGTTGGCGCCGCCGTCCAGGACCAGCGGGTCGGGACGCTCCGCCGGAAAGCGGTAGATCTGCTGCTCCCAGATCGAGCCGTACATCTCGAGGAAGGTGAGGGCGTCGACGATCTCGAAGGGTTTTCCCAGGAGGCTCGTAACGGTGGGGGTGTAGCGGGGGAGCCGCTCCAGCCGCCGGATCTCGAGGCGGTGGCGCAGGAAGGCCGGCTCCTTCGCCAGGCGGGCCCAGTGTCCGAGATGTCCTTTCAGCGTGAGTCTCAACGGTTGAGGCCTGCCCGATAGACGTCGGTGTCGGGATGATAGGTGTGCCAGTCGAACCAGTAGTCGACCAGTCCCGTTCGGCGCGTCAGGAGCTTGCCGGCCAGGGGGCCGGAAATCCCGCGGCCCGTCTCGTCCCAGATCGTGCCGGTGGCGGAATCCACCAGCTTGCCTTCCTCCTCCCCGGTGCCTGCGAAGAACTCCAGGACTTTCCCCTCCACCTCGCGGTCGAAGAGGCGGATCGACTTCGCTCCTTCGAAGGGCACGATCAGGATCGACCGGCCGCCGAAATCATCGTTCAACGGCACCCGGTCCGCAAACAGCGCGAAGGGATAGGCGCGGGAGGAGCCGTCGGGTCCCACCACCCCATAGATCAGATCGCGGCTCTGCAGCGGCTCCGAAGGGGAATGGGGCGTGACCACCGGGAAGCGGGCGACCTCCTCCTCCCAGTTGGCGGGCTCGTAGTGTGGCGCGAATTCGGGATTGGGAGCCAGGACACGTGTTTCCGGATGCTCGCGCTTCCAGGCGGCGAAGGTGACTTCATCGTGCAGGACGCCGGCGAGCTGTGTCCCTTTCATCGGTCCCTGGATCGCCTTGCCCGAGACCTGCTGCCACCAGGAGCCGGTGCGCTCGTCCTTCATCAGGAAGTTCTGGTTGTTGATCCCGGAGAGATGGAAATGCAGCGGCTTCCCGTCCAGTTTGCTCTCCCACACCAGACCGGTGTGGCAGAGCGTTCAATAGGTCACGACCAGGTCGACGCCGCCGACCCGATCGTGCACCAGGTGATGGTAGGCCATCTGGCGTACCGGATAGGCCGCCGCCTCGCCGTTGAGCGCCACGCCCAGAACGCGGTCGGCCCCGTCGAGGAACCGGGCCTGTTCGGCGGGGACGAATCCGGGCCGCGCCAGCGGGTGGAACATCGCCTCGAAATGATTCTGGCGCGCCGCCCAGGCGCCGAGCACCGGCACGATCACGGCCAGGACGATGAGTCCCCGGCGAAAGATTCCGCGCTTGCGGTTCCAGAGGGCGGCCGCGCCGCCCAGCGCCAGGGCCGCGAGCAGCAGGGTCAGCCAAGGGGACCAGGAGCGCAGCAGGTAGGAGATCTCGAGATCGCGCGGGCTTTGCCGCCGGAAGGGCTGGATCAGCCAGGCGGGGACGATCACCAGGATCGCGGCCAGCACGGCCGGGAGGAACAGCGCGGGCAGCCCAAGGCGACGTGTCACCAGATTTTCCTATCCAGCGAAAGGGTCCAATGTGGCCGGGGTTGGCAGGAAATCCACTCTCCGATCGCGGAGAATGCTCATGGCCCGGGCCCGGGACAATCCCGGCGCCGCGCGGAGGCCGCGCGGGCGGGGCTTATTCTATAACGGCAATCGGCAGGATTCGGTGGAGACGAAGGTGCGGCGATCGATTGCGGTCGCGATCCTGGCGGGCCTGGCTTTCGCCTTCGCCCCGGCCCAGGCGCAGGAATGGCTCGAGACGCGTCGCGGTCCGATCCGAATTCTCTACCGTCAAGGGAACGGCGCCGAAGCCGCGTCGCTGGCGCGCGGCATCCCGCCGGTGCTCTCCGATATTGAAAAGGATCTGGGGCTGCCGCTGCCGGGTGAGATCGTGGTGCGCATCCTGCCGCCCGGGGACCCGGGCTCCGAAGCGCCGCACTGGGCCGTGGGCTACGTGCGCGGCGGCTCGCGCGAGATCGTCTTGCGGGGCGATTTGATCCGCACCTACCCCTTCGGCGATCTCCTGTCGCTGTTCGGCCACGAGATGACCCACGTCCTGCTCAATACCCTGCCGGCGGCCGGCACGATCCCACGCTGGTTCCAGGAGGGGGTGGCGGTATGGGAATCGCGCCGCTGGAGCCTGAGCGACGCCTTCGCGCTCGGCTCTTTGGTGATCATCGGCCATCCGGCGCCGCTCCACTCTCTAACCCACTCATTTCCAGATGACGCGAGCGCCGCCCGTGCGGCCTATGCCGAATCCTTCCACTTCGTCGGGTCGCTGGAGAGCGAGCTGGGCCCCGGAGCGCTCCGCCGCATCGTGGCGGAGATGCAAGCCGGGACTCCGTTTCCGGAGGCGTTCCGCCGGGCCCTCGGCCGCTCGCTGCAGCAGCAGGAATCCGCCTGGCTCCGCCAGGTGAATTTCGCCTACCGCTGGATCCCGGCGCTGACCAGCACGGGTGCGCTCTGGCTCTTGATCACGGCGATGGTCCTGCTCGGCCGCCTGGCCCGCCGCCGCCGCGACCGGAATCTCCTGGAGCGCTGGAAGCAGCAAGGCCTCGAGTAAGCCGCCAGACACTCATCAGAAGTTCATACGCATGCCGAACTGGAAGCGCCTGCCGAATTGCCGCTGCTCGACCGACTGCAGGCTGACGGACTGATCGTCGATCTCGAAGACGCGCAGGTCGTCGGTGTTCAGCAGGTTGAAGATCTCGAAGAAGGCGCCGGCCGACATCTTGCCCAGGACCAGCTGCTTCTCGGTGCGCACGTCGATCGTGTAGGCCGCCGGGTTCCGGTGGGCGTTGCGGTCCTCCTCGAAGAACAGTCCCGAGTTGACCTGGTGCGCTCCGTAAACCCGGCGCGTCTGCGGGAAATCGACGTTGTCCGCGGAAGTGAACCGGTTCACCTGGGAGTAGGGGAGTCCCGAGGACCAGGTCACCCCGCCGCCCAGCCGCCAGTCCCCGGGCAGGAAGGCGGTGGCGAAGAACTTCGCCACATGGGTCTGATCGAAGTTCAAGTATCCGTTGCGCAGCTCCGTCAGCGCCGGATCGTCCCCGCTCTCCGCGTTGAAGCCTTCGGCCTGGCCCGTGGCCCGCGAATAGACGTAGCTGGCGTCCATCTGCCACTTGCGGCTGAGCCGGCGGACGAGATGCAGCTGGTAGCCGGTGTAGTCCTGGGTGTTGAGGTTCCCAAGCCGGAAGATCTGGTTGAAATTGTAGTTGTTGATGTAGAGATCGGGATGCCCGTCGGGCACCCGCTCGTCCGGTCCGTTGCCCGCCTCCCCGCCGTTGCCCTGGGGTGGTCGGACCAGGTTGAGCCCGAACTCGTCGCAGTATCCTGAAGGGGTCAGGTTGCCGCAGGCGAAGAACTCCGACGGCCGGCGCGTGGAGTGGTTCACGTCGACGTCTTGCAGCTGGTCGCGGAACTTGCGCCGGATGTAAGTGAACGACACCGTCACCTCCGGGGCAATCTCGCGCTCGTAACCGAGGGTCAGCTCGTCGCTGTAGGGGGTGCGCAGTCCACGGTCCACCTGGTTCGCCGAGGGGGGCGCCTGCGAGATGACGCGGCCCACCTGGTTGTCGGGAAAGCCGAACGGGTTGATGCCGTCGGAGTCGTAGCCGTAGTAAGGAGTGAGGAAATCGGGTCCTTCCTCTCCGATGACCGTCTGCAGGAAGAGCCGGTCGTAGAAGCGTCCCCAGCTGACGGTGGCTTTGCTCTTGCCGTCGGCGGCAGGGTCCCAGGACAGGCTCAGGCGCGGGGACAGGTTGTTGTTCGTTAGAGTGAGATCCTCCGGCTGACGGGGCCGGCCGGCGCGCAGCAGCCCAGGGTCGGCGATCCCCTGGCCACCGAGCTGCGTGCTCAGGATGTCGCTCACGAAGTTGTGGCGCGTCAATCGGCCGGCCGCCGCGACGCTCAGATGGGAGTTGAGGACCGGGACGCGCAGCGGGTCGGCCGGCGTGGTCACGATCGAGCCGTACAGTGGGTCGGCATCGAGGCTGCGGGTCAGCATGCCGTCGGCGTTGAGGTCCCCGCTGCTCTCGATTCCGGTGAGATTCGCGAGCGTGTCGAACTCCCGCCTCTGGCCGGCCGGATCGAAGAACTCATAGCCGTGCGAGGAGACCGCTTCACGGTCGAAGCGGATACCCACGTTCAGGGTGAGATTGGAAAGAGGCTTGAAAGTGTCGTTGAGATAGATCCCGAAGTTCTCGCTGCTGGCCGAGTTGGCGGCCTCCTGCCGGGTGGGGAGGAAGGCATTGATGGTCCCGCCGATCTGGCCCGTGGTCGGGTTGAGGGCGCCCAGCCGGACCTGCCAGATCGGCCGCGCGCTGAACTCGGCGTCATAGCCTTCCCGCTCCACCGCGAAGCCGGCCCGCAGCTCGTGCGTCCCTCCGAGATCGCTCAGGAAGTAAGACAGGTCTTCCTTCCAGCTGTCCCGCGTGCGCGAATCGGAATAGGTGCGGAAATACGGCCCGCTGGTGCGGTTGGTGTTGGTATTGATGGTGTAGCGCCCGTCCCCGGATGCCGGCGCGGTGAACTCGCCCCGCTCGGGGATGCCGTTCCCGTTGGCGTCCATCCAATTGGGAAAAGGAGTGTCGTCGAGAATGTGGTTGGCGTTGTGGTCTTCCGTGTCGAACCGGCCGTTGCCGGCGGTGGACCTCCCGGACGAATCGGGCATCATGCCGTCGTGGCACAGCGCGGGATTGCTGCACTGAATGCCGATATCTTCCTCGGGATCGAGGATGCCGTCCTCGTCGAGATCGGCCTCGAAGTCGAGCTTGCCGTTGCAGTTGAAGTCTTCGCGGTTCTGCCCCTCGCAGCCGAAGACGCCGGTCAGCCGGCCGTCCCGGTCGCGGTCCTCGGCGCAGGTCCTGGCCCCGGTGATCTCATCCACGGTGCAGCCGTCCAGCGTGCCGTTGTGGTTGGCGTCCTCGAAGACATCCCATCTCCCGTCGTCGTCCCAGTCGGACCCGGGATCCCCTTCCTTGAGATTCACGAAGCCGTTCTGGTTCCCGCCGAGATCGGGACGGTCGTCCACCGTGAGGATGCCGTTGCCGTTGGTGTCGGGATCGATGGTGGGGATCTGGCGGAAAGTCTGATCGAAGCGCGCCAGCGTCGTTTCCAGCGAGACCGTGGGTGAGAAGACCGCCGAGTCCTGCAGCGTGAGGGTCGGGCCGCCGCGCTGGAAGGAGAACCCCGATTCCAGCGCGACGTTCGAGGCGACCCCCTGGTGGTTGACGTCCTGGCCGTCGTACAGGCCCGTCAGCGAGAGCTTGTTGGTCGCGGTGACCTGCCAGGTCAGCTTGGCGGTGACACGCGTATCGGTGAGGCGCTGGACGTAGGCCTGCGTGCCGGCGTTGATCGGCGTCTCCTCCTGGATGAACTCCGGGGCGAAGTAGTACCAGGCGCGGTCGTGCACGATGGGCCCCGACACCGACAGGAAGGGATAGAGATTGGTGAACTTGGTGTCGCTCAACGAGTCGGTCTGTCCGAGGCCGCCGCGGATCTCGGCCGGGTCGATGCCGGCGCCGTCGCCGTCCAGGAGGTAGGAGCGCATCGTGAAAGTGAAGGTGCCGCGGAACTCGTTGCCTCCCGATTTCGTCACGATGCTGATGAATCCCGCCTGCGCGCGGCTGAACTGGGCTCCGGCCCCGGCGCTGATGATCTCGATCTCCCCGATCGACTCGGCGTTGAGGTTCTGGCCGAAGTGGCCGTCGAACGGATCGGTGGTGCTGGCTCCGTCCACCAGGGTCATGACGTCGGTGTCCCGTCCCCCGTTGATGTTCGGGTTGCCGGTCCCGTTGCTGTCCTGGACCCCGGGGGCCGCCGTCAGGATGTCCTGGTAGTCGGTGCCCAACAAGGGCAGGTTGTCGATGAATTCCGCGCTCAGCTTCGTCACGGTCGCGGGCTTGTCAATCTCGACGGCCGGCGTCGTGTCGATGACCTTGACGATCTCGGTGATGGCCTGAAGCAGCGTGACGTTCTGGCGGATGGTCTTTCCAGCCGGGATCTCGAGGGTGAACTGGAGGACCTGAGAACCGGGCATCCGGACGCCCAGCAGATACCCCTTGCCGGCGGGGATTCCAGAAATGCGGAATTCTCCCTGGGCGCCGGTGACGAAGCCGACTTGCTTGAAGCCGAGCTGCGGATTTTCCAGGGTAATCGTCACTCCGGGCAGGACCTCCCCGTTCTTGT harbors:
- a CDS encoding HAD-IA family hydrolase, giving the protein MIKPFDVVTFDCYGTLIDWEAGITGAFASVGCAAPAGALLEEYGRVEAAIESQGYLPYRQVLKEASHRVLETLGEKPPAGREDFLPESLPGWKPFDDTNAALLRLSKAGYRLGILSNVDDDLLAATCRHFSVRFDIIITAQQLSSYKPAPPHFLAAGERLQGQRWLHAAQSYFHDVTPCRSLRIPVAWINRRRQSLPPGGVSPDLLFPDLTALAEHLAT
- a CDS encoding DUF1579 domain-containing protein, coding for MRWTREGGRRMIFAGMLAAAMVLSAMALAAEKPASTKSAAPAVPPEMQQMMDMMEKMGAPGPQHAELMKQAGQWKTVSKMWMGPGDPMMSEGTTVSKPTLGGRFLMDQFKGTFMNKPFEGMGFTGYDNQHKEYVGVWFDTMGTGAIVSHGSMDASGKVLTMTADMEDPTTGTKAPVKMVTTFVDANSHRFEMFENHDGQEVKTMEITYTRMK
- a CDS encoding ABC transporter permease is translated as MHKLLMVIRREYLERIRTRSFWLGTLLFPLLMLGLVVLQIVLADVETAKELKVGFADATGKLGPELQAALTREEAEAAGPQTKRQGKGDEAGNEKTGREEKPTILLEILPLEGDLEQTRKRAEPRVLSGNLFGVLTAGTDLDSDSNFRFYTRSVGNIDALRTLRSALRQAVVAFRLEQSNVSLSPDLRLKILKPVEIDSFEIKAQGEAKKRGFMEAYMGTFAFVLILYMSLLLYGIAVMRGILEEKSNRVMEVLLGSVSTDQLMTGKIVGIGLVGLTQLAIYVATATFLRVYVGLASLQTGWTGALDAVSPANLGYFCVFFLLGYFLYTSMFAAVGAVCNSEQEAQNLQSPLVMCLVVPMVMTFFFVQNPDSPAAVVASLIPIFAPMVMFMRITILTPPLWQIALSILILLVTIYFFFRGVARVFRIGVLMYGKRPTVPEILRWARG
- a CDS encoding ATP-binding cassette domain-containing protein, which codes for MDVAVSLQNLVKTFGTHRAVDGVSLDIPKGIIFGLIGPNGAGKTTTIRMILDILRPDSGEVRIMGQPAGDKANDRIGYLPEERGLYRKTKVLDMLEYLGALRGGSPSEARQEASGWLDRMQLADWKTHKVEDLSKGMQQKIQLIGAILRKPELLILDEPFSGLDPVNQDMFKDLMLDLNRGGATIIFSTHQMETAEKLCKEIALINRGRLVLQGPLGQVKARFGKNSVLVEFDGDGTFLTGLPGVARVDDYGRYQEIRLTDGADPQSLLRAAVGRVTLRRFEIVEPTLHNIFLEQVGGRTADA
- a CDS encoding FkbM family methyltransferase, with amino-acid sequence MRLTLKGHLGHWARLAKEPAFLRHRLEIRRLERLPRYTPTVTSLLGKPFEIVDALTFLEMYGSIWEQQIYRFPAERPDPLVLDGGANVGLSVVFFKQAYPLARVVAFEPDPAIFAVLERNVRRWGLSNVELVPKALWIEAATLPFYAEGSDAGRIARPGDPAGNPVSTVRLSDYLDRRVDFLKLDIEQGETRLLEDCVGRLGNVDRLFVEHHGAASDPQELPRLLALLSGAGFRWALHAGNDSPQPFQGRKINMGNDVQVEVFAFRETPRLKIRTDIPV
- a CDS encoding DUF3179 domain-containing (seleno)protein — its product is MFHPLARPGFVPAEQARFLDGADRVLGVALNGEAAAYPVRQMAYHHLVHDRVGGVDLVVTYUTLCHTGLVWESKLDGKPLHFHLSGINNQNFLMKDERTGSWWQQVSGKAIQGPMKGTQLAGVLHDEVTFAAWKREHPETRVLAPNPEFAPHYEPANWEEEVARFPVVTPHSPSEPLQSRDLIYGVVGPDGSSRAYPFALFADRVPLNDDFGGRSILIVPFEGAKSIRLFDREVEGKVLEFFAGTGEEEGKLVDSATGTIWDETGRGISGPLAGKLLTRRTGLVDYWFDWHTYHPDTDVYRAGLNR
- a CDS encoding TonB-dependent receptor yields the protein MPGARARRSCILLAILLFVSPAVLHAQSTLGTLVGTVVDKNGEVLPGVTITLENPQLGFKQVGFVTGAQGEFRISGIPAGKGYLLGVRMPGSQVLQFTLEIPAGKTIRQNVTLLQAITEIVKVIDTTPAVEIDKPATVTKLSAEFIDNLPLLGTDYQDILTAAPGVQDSNGTGNPNINGGRDTDVMTLVDGASTTDPFDGHFGQNLNAESIGEIEIISAGAGAQFSRAQAGFISIVTKSGGNEFRGTFTFTMRSYLLDGDGAGIDPAEIRGGLGQTDSLSDTKFTNLYPFLSVSGPIVHDRAWYYFAPEFIQEETPINAGTQAYVQRLTDTRVTAKLTWQVTATNKLSLTGLYDGQDVNHQGVASNVALESGFSFQRGGPTLTLQDSAVFSPTVSLETTLARFDQTFRQIPTIDPDTNGNGILTVDDRPDLGGNQNGFVNLKEGDPGSDWDDDGRWDVFEDANHNGTLDGCTVDEITGARTCAEDRDRDGRLTGVFGCEGQNREDFNCNGKLDFEADLDEDGILDPEEDIGIQCSNPALCHDGMMPDSSGRSTAGNGRFDTEDHNANHILDDTPFPNWMDANGNGIPERGEFTAPASGDGRYTINTNTNRTSGPYFRTYSDSRTRDSWKEDLSYFLSDLGGTHELRAGFAVEREGYDAEFSARPIWQVRLGALNPTTGQIGGTINAFLPTRQEAANSASSENFGIYLNDTFKPLSNLTLNVGIRFDREAVSSHGYEFFDPAGQRREFDTLANLTGIESSGDLNADGMLTRSLDADPLYGSIVTTPADPLRVPVLNSHLSVAAAGRLTRHNFVSDILSTQLGGQGIADPGLLRAGRPRQPEDLTLTNNNLSPRLSLSWDPAADGKSKATVSWGRFYDRLFLQTVIGEEGPDFLTPYYGYDSDGINPFGFPDNQVGRVISQAPPSANQVDRGLRTPYSDELTLGYEREIAPEVTVSFTYIRRKFRDQLQDVDVNHSTRRPSEFFACGNLTPSGYCDEFGLNLVRPPQGNGGEAGNGPDERVPDGHPDLYINNYNFNQIFRLGNLNTQDYTGYQLHLVRRLSRKWQMDASYVYSRATGQAEGFNAESGDDPALTELRNGYLNFDQTHVAKFFATAFLPGDWRLGGGVTWSSGLPYSQVNRFTSADNVDFPQTRRVYGAHQVNSGLFFEEDRNAHRNPAAYTIDVRTEKQLVLGKMSAGAFFEIFNLLNTDDLRVFEIDDQSVSLQSVEQRQFGRRFQFGMRMNF